CACTTTCTTCTGTATTAAAGAAGCAACAGGCTTTTACAGCGATGATGACAGttttttacaaagaaataaacatcttaatgttttgtatttaatgccgaatttacaagaaggcaccaatATTTAAAATTTGCTGCAGCCATTTCACAGtttgttaagtttctcctcatgatgcAACAACTCCTAAAATCACTGGATTTGTAAATGAGTCTGGCATGTTACTAGTGACTTCACACActtatacacaaacacacacacacagcagcctgtgtaAAGTAGATCACAACAGcagctttttaatttgaatatgaaaagttatgacagagagagagcgacatgGTATATATTACATATGGACATGCACAATTCTGTTCAGTCAAAATGTATTGATGTTGAATATGTTTTGAATTGGCAAAATCTGACACTGCACTTCCTTCAGttctcagcaacaaacctgccaagtgtaAAGTAGAGTAACATATTAACAATTATAAGATTACTGTCACTTAactgaacatttaaatattgTATATAATGACTCTGACATACTTAATTTCGAAGTGTTATTATCTTAAttaacagacaaacacatgtaACGGAACATTTATCAACATTCACGCTCATACAAGAGACACACTGGCTCCATGACAGGCcaaactccatattctccatctaTAGAGTGGTGCAGCAATAAACTATTTTTTGAtgctaaccctgaagttagcatcaccctggCTCCCTCCACAAGAAGTCTATGGGATTTTTTAATTAGACTGTGGAAAGAAACgcagaaaataaagtttatgattcttacatgttttgttcatcaagataatcttcacagacaaaaacaacttttgtgACTTTCAAAGCCTACGTTACATCTCTGTTAGTAAAAATCTAATGTTTGGCTttaaacagacgacatcacggtcacatgacttaaacgtcaccaccgCTTAATGTCTTACTATATAATTACTATACATATtctctataaactgatcaatgtacaagttttaaagttagagttagaatagtcTGTAACTAAAGTCGGCCTGTAAAGTAGTGAGTTTCATCAAACACTTAAACGTATAGCATATAGTCCGGCCCCTCTGCACTTCATTTTCTCCAAATCCAGCCTTTCAAAAAAAGCATCTGAAGAGGCCCGATGTAGCCGGTCTGATCACTTCATACTGGTCGAGTGAAACGGTTGGATTGTCATCTCTTTCATGCTTAAATTGTTTGTTAAAAACAAACTAAGTGTAACAGAAAGAACACAGAACGGGTCAGTACTTCAATTTACTCTACGCAGATAACTGACAGCACACCAAGAAATCAGGTGTTAGAAGTCCCAAAACCAACTATCTTACATCTCGGTGCTGTATCGTTGGTAACTGGACTTGGTTCAGTATCAACCCTCACCCAAGAGGCTTCTACAGTTCTCACTAACTGGAGGGGAACTGCAGGcgtttaaaccctgtgtgggagtgtccttacagagtcattaatcAATTAAACAACCAGTCAGAGCCATAGAACATAGAACAGTCCCACCTTTTCAATCAGTCCATTTTATATGTTACTTTACTGCTACTGCAAGATCTTTCTTATTTTGTCGTTAAGTTCTGTAATAGATGAAGTGTCACCAGAAGTATCTTTGTCATTCAATGGTCTTGATTCAGTGACTTAGAGGAGTCTTcatctgtgctgttgtcaggagctgtTAAACAATGAATAGAGAAAAAAGTCTTGAAAAGGTTAATGTGCAcaatcattttaacatttttaatcttaaacatgaagtgtgagtcagatcagctgaaatagaaccaaagtaagttttacttacaagaaggagggctgatggctgaaatcagaacaagataaataatttcagtcacagttgtaaatgccagattatctttagtcactttattcctctcttctactcactcagactgagtatCTGTACTATCTTATACTcagtctgtttagtgctgactgtatttactttctctgattctctgaataaaagaaatcaacttaaagactgaaatcaaagtagtgaaatctttcctttctctctcacctttcttctttttgtaaacgatgaatccagcagcaccgatgagaatgagagcaagaacaaccactgcagcagtgacgaggacggtcatgttactgggcttcactgttgaaCACAATAATAGTTTatcattactgtttttgttgttgttcccatgcactccccttcagcagcctctgatctcactcttacctttgttggttctgatccgatctttctccagtttggtgaggatgtcctccttcacaccagagagctgaaacacacagtcgtacctcgtccagtcttcaggtgtgactgatgaaaggttcaggtcaacactcatctggaaggttccatcgtggttggggaggatctctccgtggtccacctcctcatgaagctcctctccatctttcctccagacgagtgaggctctgtgagggtagaaacctgtagcgaggcagctgactggagaggagggagtcttctggaggagagacactgagggaagctctggagagtaaagagagagaaattctgttcttatgattcacagtcaggtcgtcaatcacagtgtcaatgttcagtggaactatttctattgtgaaacactgaaactgtaaaatcactttccttaaactaactgtgacatcacagtctgagcgttgatggtgagtgatgtcacccaaagatgtctgtgattggtcaggactaAAACACATGTAACCACTGCaaaaaagctgatgtcagacaggttggattaataatacaatgacagttcagtctgagcagcctatatgaagatcactgtgtctaataaactacatcaggtcaggtgatcctacctgttctcagcagaacgCTCCTCCCATAATCCACATACTTCTTCAGCCGCTCTGGAAAAATCTGAGTAAAATGAGTCTCATAGAATTCTCTCATAACTTTACTGGCATCCCATATCTGTTTGGTGGGGTCAGCCTCAGGTCTTAGAGCATtccatgtaaatgtattcaaatcCAATTCCAAGaggtcttctccatcataaccataACGAGCgaaacctttgacctctccagtctcatcatcccactcaaCGCCATTCCCCTCTTGCACAACatggacacctgagacagagacagagactgtatttaacactgattcacagatgaaacatttcATGCGATCATAAATCAGATTGTTATCAgtagtttgtgtttaacagcttcagcaacaagtcTAACTAACAGCTGAataatgttgacatgatgaatgacaggtagtggctggaccactgaagacaaactgatatgatggtttactttacatgaatctctatttcaggttatgtgtaaaatgatgttagagtttgaactgattggtatcttgaggccctgggtcactttacaactaagatgcagaacagtaaaatgttaaacaggctataacatgttacatactgtacctccactttgGTTGAAGAGACTCATTAAAATGTTAGTGTAGGATTTGAAGTTTGGCAACAACCCGACACATTCTTGTCTGTACCACTCCAACTGCTCAGGATATTTAATGAAGAATGATTTAGCAATGTCATGTTTCATGTCCAActttttgttgctgtcacaGTGACCCAACAGAAGTTCATCAACTTCTACTGTCGCCACAATTTCTGGGATGTTTGGGATTCCAGTTGATGCAGTTATGAAATGCTTCAGGGAGTGTAGCACTGCAGGATAAACAAAGGAGCTTATAAATAACACTAATCATAAATAATGTGTAGAACAAACAGCTTCCAAtcagtatgaacacacactcatcatcaccactcAGAAATATGATGAAGTCAGTGTGATTCAGTTAAAACAGTCTGATTAAGTTGAAACAGGTTTTTAGTCAGTTATGGTTTAAGTTTTGTCAAAATAAACTTTatcacagaaaatacaaatattcaTGTGATAAACGGCTTTGTAACTTTACTGTCACAACAATGAACCATGATGCCATCAACTATTCATTTATCCAGAGGAATCAGGACCATCTATCAGTTCTTTTGGATATTGGACTCTTGTGTGCCAAGCAGCACATCCAACTACGAATTAacagttaaaatgttaaaaataagtAGTGTTTGACTAAACATATTTTCCTCAGATGTATGAAGAGGCTGTTTCTGTGATGTTTCACTGTTTGGATTGTGTGACTACTTTTCATATATAAGACAGACAGCTGACAATTATTAAGCCATTTTTGGAACtatgaacttagttcaaaatgttgaattacaAAATCCGAACTGAACTAGTgaattttaaaatttgtgaactgaattTTGAacttcatgtagaaagtgaactttcctaATGCTGTCAATATGTTTCAGTTATTCGGTCTgagttgaaataaaaatgaaagcaaGCTTGGAGTAAAGATTCGAGTGGACTGTGAAGTTTAAcgagtttaaaggtttaaaatgtgatcttacctggtgatgaaacgtgacagaagagaagcaacaacaataacattctcatcttgatttgatgaagacgagtgagtgaaggaccgagctggatcaaatgtttcctgttatttgtcctggcagagggaggagagagagtttctgtactgagaaaaaaaataggacTGGATCACTTGTAGGCAGCCTGGCCTATTTTTGATAAGGACTTATCAACACCCCTCACATGCAATAAAGTATTAATTGTGAATAATAATTAACCCAGAAACAGACCTGACCACAGAACCCGGGGATCAGATTTTCTTGTGAACTAAAATTATGTCTACTCATACATCATTTTAGAACTATAATCAATAGGgcatagtttatttatttttatttcctcctctccaggtgaacatgactgaaggagaaaagaaaagtatgAAAGGGGAGGGAGCAGGAACCAGCACCAGACCACATACAGGTACATTATTGGATGTTACGGTGTGACTATGAAGTAAATAAGACACAGTACATCATCTGTATGATCAGGTTGGACCACTTGTttcttgttatttattgttgtgtTACAAGTAATAGaatcagagatggacagagtactcgaccctagtacttgagtaagagtacaaatactactggtcaaaatttactctgttacaagtaaaagtagctcagtcgacatgttactcgagtaagagtaaaaaagtacttgcttttaaaggtacttaagtatccaaaagcacatgcttttaaatttactttaagtaaaagtaagagtaagagtaaatttcttatttttcacatcaatgaattactataattttttctaaatgaatttaagtagcctaccttttaactcttgtttctgagaattaactctttgaaaccacctgcactgatgtgcttgcttttaggaccacaatgttatataaagcctgcagaaacacctataaaaacaaataaaatgaatgggatcacaggaggacagcagatgttgcagatgcagatgtttattaacaatcattaaaactgtaaccaaatgaacctgcaccgtccaactaactctctatcatttagctaagttgggaacaggaaccccctcaaagaccaatgttgtccccagatcactggttgagaatcactgctttacaaaaaactacatgatgcagccattgtcgcggttttgtgttgacaaacgcagtcgagagcgtggctactttggtggtatccttatggggagggatgacgtatttccgcttttacgtagatcccagtggagagcgtgcactgtgataggtttccttctttgacaaacacagcttgtgtccaatagtattttagaaaaaaaaaagagagcagacctgaaagtaacgagtacttttccgccttcctagaaattaacttgagtaaaagtaaaaatatttgtcttggaaatgtattcaagtaagagtaataagtaccacagaaatctaatactcaagtaaagtacaaatcctctggatatgtactgaagtgcagtactcaagtaaatttactccgttactgtccaccactgaaTAGAATGAATGGCTGCCTTCCATGCAGCGCTGACCTGAAGTCTGCGTTTGGGGCACAAAACACCATGGAGCTACCAGGAGACACGGTAGTGGATTCTTACTTCGTCCCCTTCCAATCccatgacagaataaaacaatgagTCTGCTCCATTGGATGTGATGTGATATAGTATATCCAGCGTTGGAGAGTCCTAAACTACATGTAGGCTATTTAAACCACTagcttaaatacattttgcagttCTTTCAAAACTGACGAGACAACAGGCCccctttttatttccttatttagacttccattgttttaatttgctaTTTATTAACAAATGTTATTTATGTATGAACTGTGAGGAAAGAAATTGAACTTTTAATTGCAATGAACCTGTCAGGCAGGTGCTAGAAGGAGGACTCAGAAGCAGAGGGGCGAACGGTTCAGACAAGCTTTATTTCAGGACCACTGTCTCCTTGCAAAAGGAGCGATAAATCAAACAGGCTATAAAACactcaaacaacaaaagaaaagaacaaagaaaaataactcaCGAGGAAAACTAGGACTACTGTCTACACTGATCTAAATAGCAAAAAACTTCTTATGAAACCTTAAAACAAAAATTCACTCAccgagaggaaaaacaaaaggctatCAAAATTAACTAAACTGCACTAGGCTGAAAAGGATACAAAGAAAAGGCACTCCAACGGAGGCGAGCAAGGCTACAAACAGAAATCTAGCTCAAAAAGGCTGaccaaaaaattacaaacaaaagatCACTCTTTCTCAGAGGCAAACAGAAAATCGAGAACAAACTTGAAACTTAGCGTGGCGCTGGCAAGACTTGGAAGGAAGGCTGGAGGTACACGGACAGtgacgaacgaaatactctggcgacgaggacaggggaagacaaagactatatacacatgaggtgGGATGACACAgatggaaacaatcagggatcaggggagacgccagaccggtgacacaggaggaagggcaagtgacctgaaacgagaggagagttacttttaaaaataaaaccaaaaattcACAggacaaaaacccaagacaagacatccctcaccgcggtgtgacagtacCCCTCCCTCTAGGGCCGACACCTGACGGCCCATGCAGTTCAGGATGGTCCCTGTAAAAGTCATCAATAAGGGTGGGATCAACAATGTGTCGAGATGGAACCCACTGTCTCTCCTCCGGCCCGTAACCTTCCCAGTCCACGAGGAACTGTCTGCCCCGGCCCCTGTTGCGTACAGCCAACAACCTCTTTACTTTGTAGACCGGACCTCCTTCGACCACCACGGGCGGTGGTGGGGACGTGGTGGCTGGAACCATCGGACTCTCCTTGACCGGTTTAATCTGGCTTACATGGAACGTTGGGTGTACACGAAGGGACCGAGGCAGACGAAGACGGACAGCTGCGGGTCCGACCATCCTGGTGACCGGGAACGGACCCACAAATCGTGGCGCCAGCTTTTTGGATGGGACCTTAAGACGCAAGTCTTTAGCTGACAACCACACTCTCTGTCCTGACTGATAGTCGGGAGCTGGTCGTCTCCTGCGGTCAGCCGCCTTTTTAACCCGGTCCCCTTGTCGGACCAGAACCTGGCGGGCGGCTATCCAGATGCGTCTGCAATGTCGGATCAGGGCATGGGCAGAGGGGACCGACACTTCTGGCTCGTTATCTGGAAAGACTGGGGGTTGATAACcgtaaacacatttaaagggcGATAAACCTGTGGCAGATGTAGGTAAGGAGTTATGCGCATACTCAACCCAGACCAGGTGCTTGCTCCATGTGGAGGGGTTCTGGTACACCACGCACCGGAGGCCGGTTTCCAGTTATTGATTCAGGCGTTCAGTCTGGCCGTTGGCTTCTGGGTGGTAACCTGAGGTCAGGCTGGCTTTGGCTCCGATGAGTCGGCAGAACTCCCTCCAGAACCGTGACACGAATTGGGGCCCCCGGTCAGAGACAATGTCCTTGGGGAAGCCATGAACCTTGAAAACGTTGGTCATCATGACTTCTGCCGTCTCCTTGGCAGACGGCAGCTTTGGCAGAGCAATGAACCGGACCATTTTAGAGAACCTGTCAACCACCGTGAGGACGGTGGTGTTGCCTTGAGAGACCGGGAGCCCCGTGACGAAGTCGAGAGAGATGTCAGACCACGGTCTGGAGGGGATGGGAAGCGGTTGTAAGAGGCCCATGCGAGCCCCGGAAGACGTCTTATTCCTGGTGCAGACTGAACATGCCGCTACGTACTCCCGGACCTCCGTCTCCATTGATGGCCACCAGAACCGCCGGGAGACGACAAACATCGTCCGTTTGACTCCCGGATGACATGAAAGCTGCGTGGTGTGAGCCCAATTGATCACCTGTGGGCGTAGCTCGGCGGGAACAAACAAACGGTTAGCAGGACACCCACTAGGTGACGGGGCACCACCAATAGCTCGCTTTACCTCTGTTTCTATGGGCCAAGTGACCGCTCCAACCACATGAGTCGGTGGGAGGATAGTCTCTGGTTCTTTGGCCTCAGGCTCGGGGTTGAATAGTCGAGAGAGAATGTCTGGCTTGACATTCCGGGACCCCGGCCTAtaggaaagagagaaggaaaagcGGTTAAAAAAGAGCGCCCACCTGGCCTGGCGAGAGTTGAGGCGCTTAGCTTTTCTAATGTACTCAAGGTTTTTGTGATCTGTCCAGACTATGAATGGATGGTCGGCCCCCTCTAGCCAGTGCCTCCACTCTTCCAAGGCGAGCTTAACAGCTAGCAGCTCCCGGTTACCAACATCGTAGTTACGCTCCGCTCTAGACAGTCGCCTCGACAGGAAGGCGCAGGGGTGCATCTTGCCGTCCTGTTCTGAGCGTTGCGACAGCATGGCTCCGATTCCCTCGTTGGATGCGTCCACTTCCACCACAAATTGGCGTTTAGGGTCTGGCAAGGTGAGGATGGGAGCAGAGGTGAATCGACGCTTGAGTGTGTTGAACGCCTTCTCTGCTTCTGGGGACCAATGGAACTGCACCTGTGTGGACGTGAGAGCATGAAGAGGAGCTGCTATTGCGCTGAAGCCTCTGACAAACCGCCTGTAAAAGTTAGCAAAGAACTGCTGAACCCTTTTGCGGCTATCGGGTGTGGGCCACTCGGCCACAGCGCTAACTTTAGCCGGGTCCATCTGTACACTTCCAGGGGCTACGATGAAGCCCAGGAAGGAGACAGTGTCGGCATGAAACAAACTTTTCTCAGCTTTAACGTACAGGTGATTAGCCAGTAGTCTTTTAAGCACCTGGTTCACATGATCGCGATGAGTATCTAGGTCAGGGGAGTAAATGAGAATATCATCGAGGTAAAGATAGACAAAACGATCAAGAAAATCTCTTAACACATCGTTAATCATGGCCTGAAACACGGCGGGTGCGTTAGTGAGTCCGAAAGGCATGACTCGATACTCGTAGTGGCCACTGGGGGTGTTGAACCCAGTCTTCCACTCGTCCCCCTCTCTGATACGGATCAAATGATAGGCATTACGAAGGTCTCATTTGGTGAAGACTTTAGCCTGTTGGAGCTGATCGAAGACAGAGGACATGAGAGGAAGGGGGTAACGGTTCTTTATTGTGATGTCATTCAACGGGCTGTAGTCGATGCAGGGTCTTAGCGAGCCATCCTTTTTTCCCACAAAGAAAAATCCAGCTCCTGCTGGAGATGAAGAGGGGGGAATGAGGCCCGCCTCTAGTGACGCTGTGATGTACTCCTTCATCGCTTCCTTCTCAGGTCCAGAGACGAAGTACAGGCGGCCCTTGGGTGTGGAGGCAGTGACAGGGCTTTAGTTTTACTAAAGACCTGCCTGAGGTGATGATAGCAGGTCGGCACAGAGTTCAGGTCCGGGAATTCGGCGTCTGTGGCGGGGTCAGTAGAAAACAGGTTAATTTCTGTGACTTTATCTTTCTGGTAGGGGGGTTCGAAGCATGTTTTGGTGCAACTGTCCCCCCATCCTCTGATCTCTCCCGTTCTCCAGTCAATGTGAGGGTTATGAATCAGCAACCATGACTGTCCCAGTATCAGAGAATGGGAGGAGGATTTGAACAGGTAAAAGTGCATCACCTCCTCATGATCATTAATTTGTAGATGAACTGGTTCACTGACGTGAGTAATAGAAAAAAGTTCCAAACCATTAAGGGATCTGGCTCTGACGGGTCT
Above is a window of Sparus aurata unplaced genomic scaffold, fSpaAur1.1, whole genome shotgun sequence DNA encoding:
- the LOC115577745 gene encoding major histocompatibility complex class I-related gene protein-like is translated as MEQAPVFPDNEPEVSVPSAHALIRHCRRIWIAARQVLVRQGDRVKKAADRRRRPAPDYQSGQRVWLSAKDLRLKVPSKKLAPRFVGPFPVTRMVGPAAVRLRLPRSLRVHPTFHVSQIKPVKESPMVPATTSPPPPVVVEGGPVYKVKRLLAVRNRGRGRQFLVDWEGYGPEERQWVPSRHIVDPTLIDDFYRDHPELHGPSGVGPRGRGTVTPRHVSSPVLHSLKHFITASTGIPNIPEIVATVEVDELLLGHCDSNKKLDMKHDIAKSFFIKYPEQLEWYRQECVGLLPNFKSYTNILMSLFNQSGGVHVVQEGNGVEWDDETGEVKGFARYGYDGEDLLELDLNTFTWNALRPEADPTKQIWDASKVMREFYETHFTQIFPERLKKYVDYGRSVLLRTELPSVSLLQKTPSSPVSCLATGFYPHRASLVWRKDGEELHEEVDHGEILPNHDGTFQMSVDLNLSSVTPEDWTRYDCVFQLSGVKEDILTKLEKDRIRTNKVKPSNMTVLVTAAVVVLALILIGAAGFIVYKK